CCAGATGCAGATAAAGGTCTGCGGTTCGCATCTTTACTTGCTTGTGAACCAGATGCCGCATCCGTTCCTCCCTCACGTTTCTGGCGAGCTTGCTCAGCCATAAGCTGCCATTTTGACAGCATGTCATCCCCTCCAACAGCAGCACGAGCGGCAACATTTGCAGCAGTGGTCCTCATCTTGTCATCCTCCTCCTTATTTACCTAAACATAAATGGAGAGTTAGTTACTCCTCTTATTTGGATTATTAAGGCACATATAATGCATGGAAAATCACTCATTGATAATACCTTTACTGCTTTTACTCGACTGTCATCTTTCTCCTTGTCACCATCTAAGGCAGTCTCAGCCTCGGGCTGCATCCACAAAATTGAACATATACAATGTTAAGGAATAAACGGCAGTCTCATTTTCCTCCTTGTCACCCTCATTTTTAATGCATTACAGATAATCATATCATGTAAATAAAAACAGCACCCACTTCATTAAGTTTCCGGAGCTTCTCTGCCTCAGCCTGCTTTTTCTCCCATTCTCCCCTAGCATTCTGGTTCATCATCATAATTTGCTGCCGAACATCCGAGGTGATAACCGTCCGGTGCCTAGGCTTCTCAATATCAACACGCTACAAGAGATCCATTCAAATAAGAGAGACTTAAAGAAAATTCATGTTAACTGAGAGGAACTCAGACTGACCTGTTTCGACAGTCTGATTAAATTGCATATGAGCCCACGCATTCTTTCCTCCACGCTCTGGAGATTCAGATACATGAGGAAATGTATAAACTCAATATAAAGGAAAGGGCCAAGAAGCTAGCATCTCACCAGGGACAAGCATCGTTCAACATCATTGCTTATATTCTTCAAACCACTTTTGGCCACTGCAAGAAGACACGTAAAAGCAGACATGATTATGGCTTATAATGAAAAGTAGAATGTAAATGTATGATGCATTAACGAACTTTGGACCAGGGAGATATAAAGAACATTAACTAATTTCAGCCAATTTTTTCTGCAAAGGGGTTTTCTTCAAAAATagtctttcttcttcctcttgcaCAACCCTTCTGGATGCTTCTGAAACTCGGCTCTCATCCTTGGGACCAGACAATAGTTGCTCCTCTTCTTCCTATTTAATAGCAGAATGTCAATTAAGGGCTTATATTTCTTTTCATAACAACTTAATAAGACGACTATAAAGTATCATACCCTGAGATTGACTCCACTGACAGCAGTGACATCATTTAGTTGTTCAATGCTCTGATCTGAAAATGCTCCAGACACTTTTTGCTTCTTACTGTAGGGAACCCCATGGGTGAAAAATGATTTAATAAAAGTTAAACATCAAGGAGTCTCAGTTGAACCTAGATAATAATTCCAGGCAATGAAGTGACAGAGAGATTTATTTAACCTTGATGGTGGTGGTGATGAACCAAGAGCTTCCAGTGGTTTCTTCTGGCCAATAGAAGGCTTTTTTTGAGGAGTTCTTGCATTCATCCCAGTTGGAGCAGGCACAGATGGATTCCTAGAGCCCAACTGATAAAAAACAAGAATGTGAAattcaacaaaagaaaaaaaaagtcataCGCATGCACTTCACTGGGGAAAACACTAAACTATACAAGTGTCAAATATGTTAACTGAATAGAAAGGGAATTCAAGAATAATGCCATTTATATTATTGCATGGTAAACACTGTTTTGTAGCACAGATTTTGGAAAGTTTGCCTACTCTACTATAAAGTCGGAACAACTGAAGAGCTAAATACAACAAGTCAGCAGGAGAGCAATTGATCCATTTACAAGGGCACTTGTCCTAGAAACAACATGGCCCTGACATCAAATTGATCATACCTAGCAATTCATGTAAAACAAGGTATCGCTCGAAGatggtcaaaaaaaaaaaatcatgtaaacTTTTAAAACAAAGTGGTAGGCATCGGCAAGAGCTTCCAAATCATCCATCAAGATATTACAATGAGAAAACATAGAGTAAGATGAGATTACCAGGGCATTAGAATCCATTTGTGCTGTGATGGAGGGTGTTGTTGTGAAGCCAACTCTAGAAGACTGCTTCTCTCCAGGCTCATCCTTTGGAGTAGTTGTAACTGCTTTCCCTTGTTCAGCTAGTGTAGTCGAGACTCCCTGGGTTACAGACAAATGAGGTCTGTGCTGGTCAGCACCTTGATCAGCAGATTCCTGTTTCACATATGTCCCTGATGACAAAGGGCCAGGATTCAGCTCCTTACTCGGAGAGGCTTGCCAAGGAACTGAACCACTAGAAAAGTGAGAAAGTGCTGTGCCCTGCAATCTATTTGGGTCATTACTAGAGTTTTGCCTCTCAAGCTTAGGCCCACTCATCATGTTCATTGCCTGGGTTGATCCTCCTACAGGATTTGATCCCATGCTTTGATGTGCAGTTGGCCTCATTTGTGAATCATGAGGTTGAGGCTTTAGAGAGGAACCCGAAGTATTAACATTTGGCCCAGAATATGTATGATAATTATTACTCCCATACATGGCGAATGAAGTTTGTGGGAAATTCAAATGTTGTTGCTGTTGCTTGTTAATTCCTTGTGCCGGAATTGAAGGACGACCTCTTTCTTGATTCACAGTGGTTGAGCCAGAGGAAGAAATTTGACTACCTAGCATTCCAAAGCGAGAATCTGATTGGCGATCCATGTcttgagatttttgagccttgtTTTCACCagataaataacttgaattagtCTGCATGGGGACTGCTGTAGAAGGGGCATGAGATGAATTGGCAGGAGAATTAGGACCCTTTTGGTGCAGCTGAGCTAATGAATGTGGGCCAGCGAACTGTGTGGCACCACCAACAGAGGGCATCCGAGGAGTATTCTGCCGTAATCCTGCTGGGGACTGTAATGGGAATTGATTGGAACTCATCTGAAAGTATCAATATGAGCTTTAGCTCGTTTCCAAAATTAACATGCAATCAACTAAAGTATCAGTTTTCACTTTAATAACATGAGACATTTGTGTTCACCTGAACTTGTAACTTGTTAACTGCCAACCTCAGCATCTGATCTCCTACAATATCTCTCATGTGCCTAACAAATCCGTCTTTTGCAATTTCATTTTTCTATCAGATAAATCCAATAGAAAAATCAGAAATAAGGGCAAAAAATTTTCCATTCCTTCTATTTCATCCATTACTAAATAAACAGGAGAATCGTAGCATATTGGTTGATATTAAAAACCGACCTTTAGTTTACCATACAGAGTATGAAGCTGCATGGCTCTATCTTTATCAAGTTGGGGCAGTAAAGCAGGCAACAACACGGCAAATGGAACTTGTTTTGTTCGATTCATAGGACTATTTGGCTGCTCTGCTCCGCTGGCCTGCTGATTACTCATCTTCTGTAATTTCGCATATTGTGATTCACTGTCTTGATTATTGGTTCTCTCAGGTTCATGTGAGATAGGACTTTTTTCAGTAGTCTGACTCTGAATCCCAGTAGTTTGAGGAACTGGGGCAGGAATTTGTTCGGTCACTCCTTGTGGATGGTCCTCTTGGGGTTGTTTTTGTTGTGGTGGTAGACGACTATGTTCTTTTGGAACATCATTTGGCTGCTGCACTTGTTGCTGACTTCCCGTGACAACAGCTCCTTGTTGCTTTTGCTCCGATTCAGACATAGTCTGCTGCTGTTGCTGCGCACTTTGAAGGACTTGTTGATTTTGAAAGTTGGAGTTTCCGTCTAGCCCCGAGGTCGGCCATTGCGCAACCGATTGACTGGAAGCTGGATTGCTTCCTTGAGACAAAACTGCTGTATTTTTTAAAACGTAGACACGGATGTAATTCCGAGGAGAACCAATTCATAACCAACAATTAACACAAAAGTAAGCTAATTATACTCtcaattaagaaattttgacCCTTAACAAACAAAAATTACTAAATTCCACTCTAAACAAAAATTACTAAATTCCACTCTAAAGGTACCATTTACAAAACCAAATCTAGTCTCTTAGTCTGGAAATTAGAAGCCAAATAAAAacgaaaaccaaaaaaaataagaaaaggcTGATACCGGTATTTGAACCAGACTGCTGAGAATTCGACGCATCGCCTTCAATGTCTCGATTCAACGCGGCCTGGAAAGCCTCAACGTCAGCTCCAGAATGCATAGACTCGTCCTATTAACAGTTTTTTAAGACAGAAATTggaaaattagattaaataaccTTCACTTATTGCGAATTCTAGAAATATAGCGgagagtaaaaaaaaaatccagaACAAAGAAAAACCTCGTCTTCTTCAAGGAGCTTCACTATGGAAGGGTCCATCACAAGTTATACCTGCAACCGGCTGCCGTTCCTTCTGCCTCGCCGGCGCTCAGCTGGAATCGTTCAGCTTACAGGATTATAATTAAGTAcagtaattcaaaaaaaaaatttgagaactTCACAAAAGGTGAAAGAGTAGTTGTATACAGTGAATCGAGAAACCAAGGAAAGCGTTTACCGACGTTGTTCCTTAGCTTATATAGACTATAGCAGGCCTATACTAAAGCCCATTATGGGCTCAGGCCGGgtgaaaaaaaattgagatatAAATTTATTCATATCCACTTCGGTAAGTCAAATTTGAGtatttgaatgtttaaattatataattagggATGTACTCAGTTGGATTCGGTTTTTGgatcaatttattcttttttaatttttattcttaaaaGTAAACTCgtattaaataatatttgaaatatttgaaatcCATAATTTCAATTTTGTTCGTCGGATTTTTGGCGAATTTGGACTTtgttgttaaaaattaatattgtttTGTTTTGGCCCCCAAAAGTTTAATAttataatcttttttattttttcacaataaTCATAATACATGCTCTAAATTTCTTTatacatttataaaattaaataattaattaaattaatatcataaaCATTCACATTAatgtcatttaaaaaaatttgaagttcCAAAAGAAACATCATTTTAAGCTATTAAGTTGTAAATCATTCATagttattaaaatatcttttcttttaattagttgttagctttaaaaattataaaatataaaaaaatttaaaatggtaagaattataagaaattataaaaatatttaaaatttacatcatCTAGAATGAACCTAAACAACCAAGATTGTAAATAATTTTCTATAACATATAGGGGTTAATTAGTCCATTTTTTAAGTAGAAAGAGCAAAATGTAATCAAACTTTTGATATAGGGACCTTCATTATACTTCTACCAACAATGAATATACTCTTGATAAGTTTACGAATCTTCATAGCCTACACAGATGGCAAAGTGTCCGATGTTTCGACCCTAGATACAAACATCAACAAGTCAATGCGCTAAATGGTGCAGTTGGTAGTAAAACACTCGATCGACTTCACATGGAAGACAGTTACCTCAGATAGCATCCGTTGCTTGTTCAATTGCTGGGTTCTAGCCTTGTTAACAACTGAATTTGGTGATTTGTACATTCTCTGCACCAAAGAATTTATATTAGTTTAGTATAGTGATCAGGATAAACACGTAAGAATCAACCTTTTCAGTGTTGGATATATGATCATAGCCTACAAGGTTCCGTCTTTTCGGAGTGAAACCAAAAACATCTTGAAGGAATTCACTTTCCTgcataaagaaacaaaaattttatataatccgTGTGAAAACTAAAAATTGCATCAACAGATGTCAATTTCTCTAAAACAACATTAACCTGCATGTGCTTAGCGAAACCTCCACCGAGAAAGCGCTTCAAAAAGTTCAACTGTTGGATTGAAATTTGACAACTCGATTATCAGAATCCATGGCATGTAACTAACATGAATTGGAGAATTAGAAGAGGACAAGCTAACCTGAATCAACTGAGACCATGTTAATGTCTGTAGTGCAACCCCACCAATCTTCATCGTTGTCTCGGGAGGATAACCATACTGCCATCACCAAGTGAGACAAACTTAGCATGATTAGTTCGAAGAACCATACATTCatggaaataaaaagataaatacgaGTACCTCAAGGAACTCCAAAACATCCCTAAACATGTTCCTCTGGTTATTAAGATCTTTCTTGGAAGAACCTTTACCACCAGCTTCCATGGAGAGGTCTCGAGCTTGATTTAGAATTTTCCCCTTCAGTCCTTGTATATGTGAGAACCTGACTTTAGTTTTATTTCCTTCTAAATCTGAACTATCAATGTAACCTTTAGTTTCAGCTACAAACTTCTCTAAGCTTCCCATCTCAAAAATAAGAGACAATGCTTCACCAGCAGCGATCCGCATGGATCGGTCATCATTATCTAGCAAACTAGACAAATATGTAACGGACCTGCATAATTTCCCGAAAGCAGTCAGTCTCTTGGCCATGGGAGTTACTTGTTAGCCAGGTTTGTGTTGGTATATTATTGTAGGACCATAATTCAAATCAACGAAGCTCTTTGACTCGCATTTTTATGGTTTAAATAATTTGTCTACGCTACATATGAACAAAGGGATTGTAAAGACAATAAATTACTGGATTAAAAGAATGAACAGCATATGAACTAGAGAGTTAACTCACTCTTGCCAAAGTTTGGGGCTAGGTCTCCAGCCATCCATGGTTGTCAAGAGAAACGACCAGGAAGACACAGCTGTTGTTATTATAGGTGCAGAAGGTTTGATAGCAATAACCTACAAGTCAAGCAAAACTAATTAATCCTCAGTTGCGAGCAATaactaataaatatataatatgctTTTCAATTAGTGAAAATAAAGCATGTATACTTACATTAGAACCTAGTTTTGGATGAATTATTTGCCACATAATTTGCATTGATTTTTCTATTTCCTCAGGACCATTTGCCCCGACAAAAGTGATGACAGCCAAACAGTTCAGTAACTACATAAGAAACCAAAGCATTTAAAAAACAACTGGCAATGTACTAGAGGAAGAAAGAATTCCAATCCTTATTCAATTTCTTCATACCGAAATGATCTTAGAAGATTCTGAACCGGAGTTAAAAGCTTGTGAAAGAGGAGTAATTGATTCTTCCAATATTTCCTGCGCATGAACTCCCGGACCAACAGTTAAGGCCAACAAACCTACCAAGAGACATTGTCAGCTTGACCATTGAGGCGTGCATATGTGGGTTGTCAACATTAAGAATTTAAACTAACCAATAGTACGGGATGCTAAAGATATCTCTTTCCTGGACCCTTTCTTGATACAGTTCAAACACTGATGAAGTAATGTGGCAAATCTGGAGAACAAGCCGAATAACAATATAACAGATTCAAGTATTCAACCATATATTATAGATCATTTCTAGCTACGACTGCAAACATGCTAGTAATAATCCATTCAGCAATTGCTAGAAGGATTTAAAATAGCACGCACTTATTCTCCACAAACTGATGCTGCAAGCTGAAATGAAATAACAATATGATAGATTCAAGTATTCAACCATATAGTATGAACCATAAGGAAGCATGCTTGTATATCATAATCCATTCAGCAACTCTTGCAAATCAATATAAATGAAATCGAGCATGCACTTACTTATTCTCCACAAATTGACACTGCAAGTTGAAATTGAATGCAGCATTAATCACTTCCAAAGCCTTTTCCCGTGTTGAACCCCTTAATAATTGCGAGTGTCAATGTTGGTAGATAATAATATGTTATCTAAGAAAGTAACTAGCAAATTATCGATCAAATAGCTGTGTCGTAAAGACATAACTTTTGCATGCAAATTTATCTTATAAAAACGTGTGTTTATATAAAATTGTCTTGTAAAACAACATAATCTTATTGAAATGATACCTCATTAAAAGATATATGTCTATAAAAGATATGGAAAGATACAATTATTAGATGTCTATATAAAAAACCGTTATATGTTAccaacattaatttatttttcttcttccagttttcctattatttatttttctaataatagtttagaaattgtataaaaataaaacctCCAACATTTTAATGATGTTACATTCACCCTAATAAATGATGAAACCATTCAAATGCTTCACATTttaatcaaaaaattttattaaataagaaaataactaaattctAACCTCTTCTCAAATAAAGCATCGATCGCTTCATCTACTAAACTTTCCTTATTGAACTCTACTTCTTCGGTACCAAAAACAGACATTTGATCGGAACAAACGATCGACGATGAAGTTACACTACTATTATCATCGTTGCTATCTAATATCGCCATATTCTTACGTTGGATTTTACCTGCCAGATtcaaataatttcttttatttagtgaaaataaacaaatcaaacaaACCCCCAAAACAAATTAAAGGAAAAAGTAAccccaaaataaaaacaaaataagggAAGAAGATTCTTACGTCTTCCCATGTTGGTGATAGCTATTTGAAGGATACAATGAAATGGCTTAGAAATTTAGAAGACGACGACGACAACAAAGGTGAATAGAAAAAACAATGTAACCATTGAAATGGATTTCcttgtttatatataaataaactaaataattttGTTTGGAGGAGAACAAAGAGGATGCAAAATTTAGAGCATCCTTTTTATTTCTTATCTTTTCTTGAACTTGTTCTAACGACTAAGGAAAAAAAAGGTTAGGTTTGGGTTTAGCGGCATTAACTGATACCATCTATTATAAAACCACTTTTGTGAATTTGACAAAGATAGGAGTCGTTGATTTCAGGCGCCAAGTGGGCTATGAGGCGGGTGTTGCATGTTTGGGGTTTGGCTGGATTCTGGTGGAGGTTTATACATTGGGAGTATGCATGTACAAAGCCTTCTACCACTCCACTTTGAACTTATCTTGTTCTAGGTTTCAAGCTAATGTCTTTAGAGTAGAGAGAGAACAAGATTTCTTTGATTTACTTGCTTATTTCAAGTCAAAATATATACAGAAGAGGCCAAAAAGTGTGTTTCTTAAAGGTATTTAGAGGAGAAAATAAAAGGTTATGAGAAATTTGATGCTGGAAGAATTTGTATTTCTCTAActccaaataattttattttacatttattatcattagaattaattatgaattaaattaaataattaattcaactcaatttaatttgcgatttatacaataaaaaatatatttaatttaaatacatgtttaattaataagttaaaatgtactattataaaatttcaaaaaaaaattaaagttgttttaaacaatttgtttttgtttttattttcttcctttcaTAGAAGTGTAGCATCATGAATTTAGCGTACTTGAACTACCCATGGCCTTCTCTAACccttaaatagaaagataatgcaTTTTAACGCACTTAAACCCACATtctcctacattgacaacaatacatATGCCAACTGAACTAAACTCAATCGACttgaacaatttattttaaatattttaaatttaatttaatttaacttaaaatttgtaaacatatttatttaaaaatcattataTATACGATTGTATGTACAAAAATCTATAACGTTAGTTAAAagtaacatatattttttaaaataaatataaaagaatttatGAATTGATGGtactaatttaacttaaaaataaataaataaaagttaaaaaaaggtatattttgccagaatgatcatttcactttttccaattaaaaatattttaattaaagattaaaattaattgttattaaaaaaaatttaaaatacattttttttaccaaaatgatatatttttaaaaaatataaacagtTTGGAGCATATTAAAAACTTTAAGTAACAATCATAAAAGTACACATATGTAGATAGTAAAAAGATGTATGGGCTTaaacattatatgaaatgttAAATTGATTGTCTGTAAATCAATAATATGACATTAAAGTAAACAAAATGTATTAGAATgaactaaaaacaattaaaaagtagcaaaaattaaatagttgcaAGTGAAAAGttataagtaattaaaagttgttattatttatagtgatgagTATGTCACTTTATTAATAACAAAGGACcataattattcaagtagataTCTGTTGAACAATCATGTTTATTGCTATTCATTTTGGATAGTTATGtcattatgaaaagatataagaTTTTCTATAAATAGGAGTGAACTCTCGTTTGTGTaacacaccaaaaaaaaaaagacaaagtttctttttattctttcaccatcttttatatgttagattgttATAGAAATTGATATCCCTGCTATGTTTCACTTAGTGCTCAGTGGTCAGTGCAAAACGTAGTTAGTTACTgagcttcattgtatcctcgagttTAATTTGTCAGTAACTCTTTTACACACTATAATATAAGTGGGAATAAACAGAACTTTAAAGAAAGTAGCATTAATACGTGCCTTGAAGCTTTCGTTAATTTCTCAAAAGTTGATTTTTATCCCCATACACCAACAGTACTAggagtatttaaaaaaaatatttagattatattattttaatttattgaacttttttataacattattttaatgtttacattagagtagtattaatatattgtatagattttttttaatgtgttctaaattacataatatttaaaaaataacataatataaagtattatgaACTTAAAAACAGACCGGGTCAGGCTCAAGCATTGAATGTTCAAGTTCAAGCCTAGCCCATATTTTAAACGGGTCTAATTTTTTTgttcaagcccattttttgggcctaataTTTTTACTCGAATCCTCCCAAATTTTGGGTGAACCTTTGGGCCTGAACGAATAACCCAACTCATAAACAGGTCTaagtatatataatatttatagaaAAGATATATAATATGATCTTAAACATATGCCTAAaaatatacaataatatataatatatttaaatattcctaaaatataatatcccataataatattgtcgaaaccattttttattttgagaaaaaaacaaattagttgtcgactttaaaaaacaaaaattgggagtcgccaccaatcttttattgaggtgtgattggatcacctaaaaaatagctttggtctacgagttttagaaaaatggatccgggagtcggttacgtacgagtaaggattagcaccctcgtaacgcccaaaattggtacctagttaattaattagtgtcttaatgtcgaaaatttaaaaatatgatccttaataaaaaacttaaaaaacgttacttattaagactcttatcatttcggagaaagaaaatgtcacacccaatgcgtgagggcacgacattctaattcctcaaaaatgaattagtccaaaatactcatgtaataaaatttaaaagaatattcatttgtttaagatttataaagaaatcacagcccaatacgttagggcacaatttctcaaaatcctaaacttggaattagacctgtccatggccgggcggcccggcccgacggccccccgaaatatgggagggttcgggtaaaaatatagggccgaaatatgggcttgggcaaaaaaatgaggcccgtttaaaaaacgggtcgggcctcgggcaccactttttttgcCCGGGCCCGGCCCCGCCcgacccgaatataataaatatatattttttatttttattttttaattttaaaatacttttaaaataattttttatttttaaaataattttttaatgtttattttaaaaatgggccGGGACGGGCCTGGGCCTAGGAGGCGGGCCGAAAATTTTtcctggcccggcccggcccatggacaggtctacttggaaaatttcctttgttattatttttaaaaaaaatctttgtctcgagaaatcaatacgttaGGAtccaacatattaaattcccgacaacaagcttttcattttatttttttgattaatgatcaattctcgattgttagatttaacgaagaaaattagaacccaatacgttagggctcaatttccttgaaaatcctaaatacgagtattatctcaattttgaaaattttaaaatcgagtaaaaaaatgatgtaatgctacattaagtgtaaaatacaataataaatacaacaatagcatagaaataaacgaaattaatgtacataaaaaaCAACGATATGTAAagtatcaaatgaacaaaatataaatgaaaacataaatcaataagcaaatgaaggaaataaacaaaaaaatatataaaaagaaaaaagatacaaaatatatacatgaaattataaagaataaaagacatacacatgggtttacatataaaattttggactataaaatttataacaaaatatatataatgcatttacgaaaataaagaaaaatatataaatatacatatatatattatagcatatgtgttgaaaatatatgtttgtatttaagcaaataaaaaacatagacatgtgagtatatatatataaaatattcattagaaaaatatataaatacatacatgtacatatatacaaaagtaaaaaaaaattaaaactaaatataaaagtatatatatgtatataaaagttaggaagtaaaataaaaataaaaacatatgtatagaatatatatataaacatacgtatactatataattatatataaaacaaaatatatattacataaaaacgaTGCATGCgcatgaatataaaaataataataataataataataatgatacaagattaatgatgccacataatcgtattaataatattaaaataattaatttaagaataaaaaaattaaaataacaaatagaggattaaatagcatcaataatcaaagaccaatgaatttaaaacaaagagtataaaataaaaaatatataaggccaaataaaatgtaaacaaatttgaaaataataaatttgaaaataaataataagggaaaaagagattttaaatcaacaatatacaaatcaataaataaattatacacaaatcaacaaaataagaacgcaagagagagagaaatttgaggaaaTACTCTTAAGAGTTATTATTACTCCCCACTTCAGTCccttacaatgaagggagagacctctatttatagttgagcctccccaaatctaacggtacagatcaattatatcaacggctaagattaaagggtatctacaaattaaatctctaagattacaaaatcatatcttctaagattgcatatatcatatttaagattgcatatatcatatctaagattgcatatccttgaagattatatttccatatgtgagcccgggctaaaatttgGTATTACAAATATGATACCATAAGCAAAAGTTTTTGAATAGATTTTCTTTTAATagagataattttaaatttttaaaattaaaaataatacaatttattaa
The genomic region above belongs to Gossypium hirsutum isolate 1008001.06 chromosome D05, Gossypium_hirsutum_v2.1, whole genome shotgun sequence and contains:
- the LOC107905215 gene encoding transcription initiation factor TFIID subunit 4b isoform X1; the encoded protein is MDPSIVKLLEEDEDESMHSGADVEAFQAALNRDIEGDASNSQQSGSNTAVLSQGSNPASSQSVAQWPTSGLDGNSNFQNQQVLQSAQQQQQTMSESEQKQQGAVVTGSQQQVQQPNDVPKEHSRLPPQQKQPQEDHPQGVTEQIPAPVPQTTGIQSQTTEKSPISHEPERTNNQDSESQYAKLQKMSNQQASGAEQPNSPMNRTKQVPFAVLLPALLPQLDKDRAMQLHTLYGKLKKNEIAKDGFVRHMRDIVGDQMLRLAVNKLQVQMSSNQFPLQSPAGLRQNTPRMPSVGGATQFAGPHSLAQLHQKGPNSPANSSHAPSTAVPMQTNSSYLSGENKAQKSQDMDRQSDSRFGMLGSQISSSGSTTVNQERGRPSIPAQGINKQQQQHLNFPQTSFAMYGSNNYHTYSGPNVNTSGSSLKPQPHDSQMRPTAHQSMGSNPVGGSTQAMNMMSGPKLERQNSSNDPNRLQGTALSHFSSGSVPWQASPSKELNPGPLSSGTYVKQESADQGADQHRPHLSVTQGVSTTLAEQGKAVTTTPKDEPGEKQSSRVGFTTTPSITAQMDSNALLGSRNPSVPAPTGMNARTPQKKPSIGQKKPLEALGSSPPPSSKKQKVSGAFSDQSIEQLNDVTAVSGVNLREEEEQLLSGPKDESRVSEASRRVVQEEEERLFLKKTPLQKKLAEIMAKSGLKNISNDVERCLSLSVEERMRGLICNLIRLSKQRVDIEKPRHRTVITSDVRQQIMMMNQNARGEWEKKQAEAEKLRKLNEPEAETALDGDKEKDDSRVKAVKVNKEEDDKMRTTAANVAARAAVGGDDMLSKWQLMAEQARQKREGGTDAASGSQASKDANRRPLSASGKSTKDNQESEKRGPLNPHGSGTSKKFGRNQGTTLTAHARVARTISIKDVIAVLEREPQMSKSTLIYGLYEKTCSESKAE
- the LOC107905215 gene encoding transcription initiation factor TFIID subunit 4b isoform X2, giving the protein MDPSIVKLLEEDEDESMHSGADVEAFQAALNRDIEGDASNSQQSGSNTVLSQGSNPASSQSVAQWPTSGLDGNSNFQNQQVLQSAQQQQQTMSESEQKQQGAVVTGSQQQVQQPNDVPKEHSRLPPQQKQPQEDHPQGVTEQIPAPVPQTTGIQSQTTEKSPISHEPERTNNQDSESQYAKLQKMSNQQASGAEQPNSPMNRTKQVPFAVLLPALLPQLDKDRAMQLHTLYGKLKKNEIAKDGFVRHMRDIVGDQMLRLAVNKLQVQMSSNQFPLQSPAGLRQNTPRMPSVGGATQFAGPHSLAQLHQKGPNSPANSSHAPSTAVPMQTNSSYLSGENKAQKSQDMDRQSDSRFGMLGSQISSSGSTTVNQERGRPSIPAQGINKQQQQHLNFPQTSFAMYGSNNYHTYSGPNVNTSGSSLKPQPHDSQMRPTAHQSMGSNPVGGSTQAMNMMSGPKLERQNSSNDPNRLQGTALSHFSSGSVPWQASPSKELNPGPLSSGTYVKQESADQGADQHRPHLSVTQGVSTTLAEQGKAVTTTPKDEPGEKQSSRVGFTTTPSITAQMDSNALLGSRNPSVPAPTGMNARTPQKKPSIGQKKPLEALGSSPPPSSKKQKVSGAFSDQSIEQLNDVTAVSGVNLREEEEQLLSGPKDESRVSEASRRVVQEEEERLFLKKTPLQKKLAEIMAKSGLKNISNDVERCLSLSVEERMRGLICNLIRLSKQRVDIEKPRHRTVITSDVRQQIMMMNQNARGEWEKKQAEAEKLRKLNEPEAETALDGDKEKDDSRVKAVKVNKEEDDKMRTTAANVAARAAVGGDDMLSKWQLMAEQARQKREGGTDAASGSQASKDANRRPLSASGKSTKDNQESEKRGPLNPHGSGTSKKFGRNQGTTLTAHARVARTISIKDVIAVLEREPQMSKSTLIYGLYEKTCSESKAE
- the LOC107902610 gene encoding interferon-related developmental regulator 1, which gives rise to MAILDSNDDNSSVTSSSIVCSDQMSVFGTEEVEFNKESLVDEAIDALFEKRGSTREKALEVINAAFNFNLQCQFVENKFATLLHQCLNCIKKGSRKEISLASRTIGLLALTVGPGVHAQEILEESITPLSQAFNSGSESSKIISLLNCLAVITFVGANGPEEIEKSMQIMWQIIHPKLGSNVIAIKPSAPIITTAVSSWSFLLTTMDGWRPSPKLWQESVTYLSSLLDNDDRSMRIAAGEALSLIFEMGSLEKFVAETKGYIDSSDLEGNKTKVRFSHIQGLKGKILNQARDLSMEAGGKGSSKKDLNNQRNMFRDVLEFLEYGYPPETTMKIGGVALQTLTWSQLIQLNFLKRFLGGGFAKHMQESEFLQDVFGFTPKRRNLRMYKSPNSVVNKARTQQLNKQRMLSEGRNIGHFAICVGYEDS